The bacterium genome includes a window with the following:
- the rpsG gene encoding 30S ribosomal protein S7 translates to MGRRRRAQIRRIQPDPKFNSILVSKFINNLQWGGKRGTAQKILFNTLVQIEKITKEDGLAVFERALSNVKPLLEVRPRRVGGATYQIPMEVRPNRKESLAIKWIIRAARERAEHRMQDRLAQEIIAASKNEGTAMKKREEVHKMAEANKAFAHFRW, encoded by the coding sequence ATGGGACGTCGAAGACGGGCACAGATAAGAAGGATCCAACCCGATCCGAAATTCAACAGTATCCTGGTCAGTAAGTTCATTAATAACCTGCAATGGGGCGGCAAGCGGGGGACTGCGCAGAAGATCCTTTTTAACACACTGGTGCAGATCGAAAAGATCACCAAAGAAGACGGCCTCGCGGTTTTCGAGCGCGCGCTCAGCAACGTGAAACCGCTGCTCGAGGTCAGACCGAGAAGGGTCGGCGGAGCGACATACCAGATCCCCATGGAAGTCAGGCCGAACCGAAAGGAAAGCCTGGCCATAAAATGGATAATCCGGGCTGCCCGGGAACGCGCCGAGCATCGCATGCAGGACCGACTGGCGCAGGAGATCATCGCGGCCAGCAAGAACGAAGGAACGGCCATGAAGAAACGGGAAGAAGTCCATAAGATGGCCGAAGCCAACAAAGCTTTCGCCCATTTCCGCTGGTAA
- a CDS encoding BREX system ATP-binding domain-containing protein: MSEKNSSRHVVAHNIFGEGLVLETRWDGVQSRVKFRSGLCLWLPTKWLKPLSITNKDIQLDEISSKRILEAFRMGVVPHQDIEYFTFGRDIELRTLQRHLDDLKQGQGDLCMIEGVYGAGKSHLLEFIRHQALRQGLVTTICELHVQETPPYRPKKVYHELVYNLRYIKDGYERGFRDLLAELASVEINDHCFLTPVLKRVRDMEGDDAGVKNEVFWQWIEGESTKNYATDRSAPFRVRGGQVIPALYDFSTAADFYCYILSGLSYAIHAAGLGGLVIIIDEAEEINHVWEYYLKERGMNFLQGLIGVARNDAQLKKVNGNLIHNQVRPTPYLYKDAHLFLVLATTPQEPNRLAQGAGPGNIIQLRKFSRLECELLFDNLLKVYQCAYRAFKIDPPTSDSILNSALKINKEELREFIKFSVEAFDWVRFNKDTQKPQK, from the coding sequence TTGAGCGAGAAGAATTCTAGCCGCCACGTCGTAGCCCACAACATATTCGGCGAAGGACTGGTCTTGGAGACGCGGTGGGACGGCGTCCAGTCCCGCGTGAAATTTCGGAGCGGTCTGTGCCTGTGGCTGCCCACGAAATGGCTCAAGCCGCTCTCGATTACAAACAAGGACATCCAGCTTGACGAGATATCATCGAAGCGGATCCTCGAGGCCTTTCGCATGGGCGTGGTTCCCCACCAGGATATCGAATATTTCACGTTCGGCCGGGACATAGAATTGCGGACCCTTCAAAGACACCTGGACGACCTCAAGCAGGGACAGGGAGATCTGTGCATGATCGAAGGGGTCTACGGCGCCGGAAAATCGCACCTCCTTGAATTTATCCGGCACCAGGCGCTCAGGCAGGGGCTCGTCACGACGATCTGCGAACTGCACGTCCAGGAGACCCCTCCATACCGGCCTAAAAAGGTCTATCATGAGTTGGTCTACAATCTCAGATATATCAAGGATGGCTATGAACGCGGATTCCGCGACCTGCTTGCCGAACTGGCGTCGGTCGAGATCAATGATCACTGTTTCCTGACGCCGGTGTTGAAGCGGGTCAGGGACATGGAAGGGGACGATGCCGGAGTCAAGAACGAGGTTTTCTGGCAGTGGATCGAAGGCGAATCGACCAAGAACTACGCAACCGACCGCTCGGCGCCGTTCCGGGTTCGGGGTGGCCAGGTCATTCCGGCTTTGTATGATTTTTCGACCGCAGCCGATTTCTACTGCTATATCCTCAGTGGCTTGAGCTACGCGATCCATGCGGCGGGTCTGGGCGGGCTGGTCATAATCATTGATGAAGCGGAAGAAATAAACCATGTCTGGGAATATTATTTGAAGGAACGCGGCATGAATTTTCTGCAGGGATTGATCGGCGTCGCGCGCAACGATGCCCAGCTAAAAAAGGTGAACGGCAATCTGATCCATAACCAGGTCAGGCCGACCCCGTACCTGTACAAAGACGCGCACTTGTTCCTGGTACTCGCGACCACGCCCCAGGAACCCAACCGGCTTGCCCAAGGGGCTGGTCCCGGAAACATCATTCAGCTTAGAAAGTTCAGCCGGCTTGAATGCGAATTATTATTCGATAACCTGCTCAAGGTTTACCAGTGCGCCTACCGGGCTTTCAAGATCGATCCGCCGACCAGCGATTCGATTCTGAATTCGGCCCTGAAGATCAACAAGGAAGAACTGCGCGAGTTCATAAAATTCTCGGTCGAGGCGTTCGACTGGGTGAGGTTTAATAAAGATACGCAGAAGCCGCAGAAATAA
- a CDS encoding BREX system ATP-binding domain-containing protein → MDQLDPILAKAIIHKLGSFGTPPEFGIQHFSVGLEQYLKAMETEYLDGILKCNLSSFKLITGNYGGGKTHFLYLMRDLAWKHNYVTSYVSLSATECPFDRLELVYKKIVANITLPLKTEELLKPWETGIEVLLRKWHQRVRDDRKFLSFVKNLESTSFTNAVKAALLNLDSDDEEGFSALVQWLKGEDIPRELKLQHRISERIDRTSAFRMLRSLIQLVNVLGFSGLIFLFDEAERGMSISSAKDKRRALDNLRQIVDECGNSRLPGAMFFYAVPDENLLLEGSGGVYEALKQRLRSSFTKVNPMGVKVNLEEIGMPAEAFLRNLSMKLKTIFEKAYAYTFDETVLSNSVHNMVQAALELQVLDISYRRIFVVTIIDAFLKIRETNAEIDKNASRVMMRSTTKMLTDKEKEEVEREEF, encoded by the coding sequence ATGGACCAGTTAGATCCCATTCTCGCAAAAGCCATTATCCATAAGCTCGGAAGCTTTGGCACGCCGCCCGAATTCGGCATCCAGCACTTCAGCGTCGGCCTCGAGCAGTATCTCAAGGCCATGGAAACGGAATACTTAGACGGGATCCTGAAGTGCAACCTGTCTTCGTTCAAACTCATTACTGGCAATTACGGCGGGGGGAAGACGCATTTCCTTTATTTAATGCGCGACCTCGCCTGGAAGCACAATTACGTGACCAGCTATGTCAGCCTGAGCGCGACCGAGTGCCCGTTCGACCGTCTGGAACTGGTATACAAAAAGATCGTGGCGAACATCACGCTTCCCCTGAAGACCGAGGAATTGCTTAAACCCTGGGAGACCGGCATCGAGGTGCTGCTGAGAAAGTGGCACCAGCGCGTTCGGGACGACCGGAAGTTTCTGTCGTTCGTTAAAAATCTGGAGAGCACGAGCTTCACCAACGCGGTCAAAGCCGCGCTGCTCAATCTCGACAGCGATGACGAGGAAGGATTCAGCGCGCTTGTACAGTGGCTCAAGGGCGAAGATATCCCGCGCGAACTAAAGCTTCAGCACCGGATCTCGGAGCGCATCGACCGCACGAGCGCGTTCCGCATGCTCAGGAGCCTGATCCAGCTCGTGAACGTGCTCGGGTTCAGCGGTTTGATCTTCCTGTTCGACGAGGCAGAACGGGGCATGAGCATCTCGTCGGCAAAGGACAAGCGGCGCGCTCTGGATAACCTGCGGCAGATCGTCGATGAGTGCGGCAATTCGCGCCTGCCCGGCGCCATGTTCTTCTACGCGGTCCCGGACGAGAACCTTCTCCTGGAAGGAAGCGGCGGGGTTTACGAAGCATTGAAACAGCGCCTGCGCAGCAGCTTTACCAAGGTCAACCCCATGGGCGTGAAGGTGAACCTGGAAGAGATCGGCATGCCCGCCGAAGCGTTCCTGAGGAATTTGAGCATGAAACTCAAGACGATCTTCGAAAAAGCCTATGCATATACTTTCGATGAAACCGTGCTGTCCAATTCCGTTCACAACATGGTCCAGGCGGCACTCGAACTGCAGGTCCTGGACATCAGTTACCGCCGGATCTTCGTGGTTACCATCATCGACGCGTTCTTGAAGATCCGGGAGACGAATGCCGAGATCGACAAGAACGCCAGCCGCGTCATGATGCGCAGCACGACTAAAATGTTGACTGACAAAGAAAAGGAAGAAGTTGAGCGAGAAGAATTCTAG
- a CDS encoding fibronectin type III domain-containing protein, giving the protein MKTFITFASLIAVALIAGCGGAELLNAPEINTVIMGETSVTVVWTVDTTIENSTDFNGYNVYVATDSTTLLVESAEDLSAFNATPITTNSYEITPLAQDSVYYIQVRTLNTDDKAGDYNATKPFVTASPRPEFTVTVTLELAPGNMNEPGCGLTFATGALVDETNDEFPGADVFFERFIQGGEETLQVNSASRRPNGRTTLMHSYGQMELDSLSELTPGDLIDDHVPFIVGDLIGFVTEEENYVKLHVDAYDSTGATVDVTYAYQDNAGVPILIAK; this is encoded by the coding sequence ATGAAGACATTTATAACCTTCGCATCGTTGATCGCAGTGGCATTAATCGCCGGCTGCGGCGGCGCCGAGCTGCTCAACGCGCCGGAGATCAATACCGTGATTATGGGTGAGACGTCGGTGACGGTCGTCTGGACCGTGGATACGACGATCGAGAATAGCACGGATTTCAACGGCTACAACGTGTACGTGGCCACCGATTCCACCACACTCCTGGTCGAGAGCGCGGAAGATCTCAGTGCGTTCAACGCGACCCCGATCACGACCAATTCATACGAGATTACGCCACTGGCGCAGGACAGCGTTTACTATATCCAGGTCCGTACTTTGAATACCGACGACAAAGCCGGCGATTACAACGCGACAAAGCCGTTTGTGACGGCTTCGCCGAGACCCGAGTTCACGGTAACCGTGACTCTCGAACTCGCGCCTGGTAACATGAATGAACCTGGTTGTGGACTGACATTCGCCACCGGCGCACTGGTTGATGAAACCAATGATGAATTTCCTGGTGCTGATGTGTTCTTCGAGAGGTTCATTCAAGGCGGCGAAGAAACACTCCAGGTCAATTCTGCTTCACGGCGCCCCAATGGAAGAACGACCTTGATGCACAGCTACGGTCAGATGGAATTGGACAGCCTGTCCGAGCTGACGCCGGGGGATCTCATTGACGATCATGTTCCGTTCATTGTCGGCGACCTCATCGGTTTCGTGACTGAGGAAGAGAACTACGTAAAACTCCATGTCGATGCTTATGATTCGACCGGAGCGACCGTTGACGTCACCTACGCCTACCAGGATAATGCCGGAGTGCCGATACTTATCGCGAAATAA
- the rpsL gene encoding 30S ribosomal protein S12, with protein MPTINQLIRLGRRQQKSKSKAPALTGNPQRRGVCTRVYTTTPKKPNSALRKVCKVRMTNHYEVTAYIPGEGHNLQEHSIVLVRGGRVKDLPGVRYHIVRGKYDAAGVEGRKKSRSLYGVKRPKETPAAAAAT; from the coding sequence ATGCCAACGATCAATCAACTGATAAGGCTGGGCAGGAGACAACAGAAGAGCAAGAGCAAGGCTCCGGCACTGACTGGCAATCCACAGCGCCGCGGCGTATGCACGCGGGTTTACACGACCACTCCGAAGAAGCCCAACTCAGCCTTGCGCAAGGTTTGCAAAGTAAGGATGACCAACCACTACGAAGTGACCGCCTACATACCCGGTGAGGGTCACAATCTGCAGGAGCACTCGATCGTGCTCGTGCGTGGCGGCAGGGTAAAGGATCTACCAGGCGTCCGGTATCATATCGTTCGCGGAAAATACGATGCGGCTGGTGTCGAAGGCAGGAAAAAGAGCCGTTCTCTCTACGGCGTAAAGCGGCCCAAAGAAACCCCGGCCGCCGCCGCTGCCACCTAA
- a CDS encoding PorV/PorQ family protein, translating to MASLFLVLLISAQRPGACFMLIPPSAKATGMAYAWTAIADDASANYYNAAGLAFIDRWSGTVNYSSYLPGLHDGMKHIYIAWVKRLDTKSAIGFDIIYFDTGYRSMYMPEYDGYFSYRITLKVNYARKFSENISTGLGCKLIYDHLMADWVIAKMPELGIESGGTGTSFAFDFNILYKIKPYLSMGLVFHNLGPDISYTESGSSDPLPLLSRLGLAGKLYESEYLSITLSTEMTKILVGMFANSNNSFGENLKYEFKEAWKAIGLEVNYFKMLSLRTGYFYDYEGQRIGWTFGGGIKVLNLEIDIGIDEDVFDFETQNRKLSLTYTF from the coding sequence ATGGCCAGTCTGTTTCTTGTATTACTGATCTCGGCGCAAAGACCGGGCGCCTGCTTTATGTTGATTCCGCCCTCAGCCAAAGCCACGGGCATGGCTTACGCTTGGACCGCGATCGCGGACGACGCTTCGGCGAACTACTACAACGCGGCCGGCCTGGCGTTCATTGACAGATGGTCAGGAACTGTTAATTACTCAAGCTATTTGCCTGGTTTGCATGATGGGATGAAACATATTTATATCGCATGGGTTAAGCGTCTGGATACAAAGTCCGCAATTGGCTTTGATATTATCTATTTTGATACAGGATACCGATCTATGTATATGCCTGAATATGATGGATATTTCAGTTATCGTATTACACTCAAGGTGAATTATGCCCGGAAATTTTCAGAAAATATATCAACGGGGTTAGGATGCAAATTAATTTATGATCACCTGATGGCAGATTGGGTAATAGCTAAAATGCCGGAGCTCGGGATCGAATCAGGCGGTACAGGTACATCATTTGCGTTTGATTTCAATATTCTTTATAAGATCAAACCGTATTTGTCCATGGGGTTAGTTTTTCATAATCTTGGTCCTGATATATCATATACCGAATCCGGCTCGAGCGATCCGTTGCCGCTTTTAAGCAGGTTAGGTTTAGCCGGTAAGCTGTATGAGTCTGAATATTTATCAATAACCTTATCAACCGAAATGACCAAGATTCTCGTTGGGATGTTTGCTAATTCTAACAACAGTTTTGGAGAGAACCTGAAATATGAATTCAAAGAAGCTTGGAAAGCGATAGGTTTGGAAGTTAATTATTTTAAAATGCTTTCCCTGCGCACCGGTTATTTCTATGACTATGAAGGACAACGTATTGGATGGACATTTGGCGGAGGGATCAAGGTGCTGAATCTGGAGATAGATATCGGGATCGATGAGGATGTATTTGATTTTGAAACCCAAAACCGAAAACTGTCGTTGACGTACACTTTTTAG
- a CDS encoding aminopeptidase: protein MDIKLQKRLKRPAEIVIKECLSVKKGERFVIIIDEPCREIGYALFNAAKAVTDPIMVEMLPREIHGEEPPSLIAELMRNCDVFVAPTSHSLTHTQARIQACAHGARGATMPGITPDLMIRALDADYRRISALANKASQALTQARHVLIKTKLGTHLELSVENRTGDPDTGIINKPKAFSNLPAGEAYAAPVEGKSNGTVVIDGSFAPLGFLKKPVRLKIKHGEIKDVSGNWEIAAIFKKYGKKERILCELGIGTNYKAAITGNVLEDEKVLGTIHVAFGNNLGFGGKNKACIHLDGIVRKPYVWLDGKPFIENGRLLL, encoded by the coding sequence ATGGACATAAAACTGCAGAAAAGACTCAAACGACCGGCCGAAATAGTCATCAAGGAGTGTCTATCAGTAAAAAAAGGTGAGCGATTTGTCATTATCATCGATGAACCGTGCCGCGAGATCGGCTACGCGCTTTTCAATGCGGCCAAGGCGGTCACTGACCCCATCATGGTGGAGATGTTACCTCGCGAGATCCACGGCGAAGAACCGCCTTCATTGATCGCCGAGCTCATGCGAAACTGCGACGTATTCGTGGCGCCGACCAGCCATTCGCTGACGCACACGCAGGCCCGGATCCAGGCCTGCGCTCATGGCGCACGCGGCGCGACCATGCCCGGGATCACGCCGGACCTGATGATCCGGGCATTGGATGCCGATTACAGGCGCATCAGCGCCCTGGCTAACAAGGCAAGCCAGGCGCTCACCCAGGCCCGGCACGTTCTGATCAAGACAAAACTCGGCACACACCTGGAATTGAGCGTCGAGAACCGGACCGGCGATCCGGACACCGGGATCATTAATAAACCTAAAGCGTTCTCCAACCTGCCGGCAGGTGAAGCCTACGCGGCACCGGTCGAGGGTAAGTCGAACGGAACTGTCGTGATCGACGGTTCGTTCGCGCCCCTGGGATTTTTAAAAAAACCGGTCCGCCTGAAGATCAAGCACGGTGAGATAAAGGATGTCAGCGGCAATTGGGAGATCGCGGCCATCTTCAAGAAATACGGCAAGAAAGAACGAATCCTGTGCGAACTGGGCATCGGTACGAATTACAAAGCCGCAATCACGGGCAACGTGCTCGAAGACGAAAAAGTGCTCGGCACGATCCATGTCGCCTTTGGCAACAACCTGGGTTTCGGCGGAAAGAACAAAGCGTGTATACACCTCGACGGCATCGTGAGGAAACCTTACGTCTGGCTCGACGGCAAACCATTTATTGAAAATGGCAGACTGCTGCTTTAA
- a CDS encoding BamA/TamA family outer membrane protein — MSNFLLVLVILSAPIKKVEFTGNASIPSRVLYNAIISKTKETFDEINLTFDANRIGRVYYNHGFFDTRVMTGTQIDSNGVNITFAVQEGRRPRIQRIVFEGDTYKAYKRLLKIKPRDFFIQLKIKDSETGIRDYLLDKGYALAKVSTSVLADSGALVFSINKGSIYYIKDITIRGLKVCNPDVVRREITLKKGDPYSKSKIRTSQRRIYSLSFFGTVDVEMLTISPDSIELIFNIRELKSRILNFGFGVTIPPSFLVSFGIEELNLFNIGHRFLIRPSFRIKTERAWEAKLEGRYIVPNITPARLTLTLLPFYWREDTKAYVRKTTGGEIRLSKIYTDHIQVTFANKYKYVDYMARTTDVDTAKGITNSIKLELMADYRDEFFNPKRGLYCTPFIEYAGGILGGRNDYIRPEMELRLFKSIYFTTIAQRLRVGMMISTGNLATDEKYSIGGQYSVRGYDEKSIGPDSLAIDSTHYGNVIINYNLEYRIHLPLSTGVLGFLDIGYVDNTFNVQNSDYLKFSAGFGLRYYSPIGPVRADLGFPLNAVNGERRPQIYVGIYHIF; from the coding sequence TTGAGTAACTTCCTCCTTGTCCTCGTAATCTTATCAGCCCCCATAAAAAAAGTCGAATTTACTGGGAACGCTTCGATCCCCAGCCGGGTGTTGTATAACGCCATAATTTCAAAAACAAAAGAAACCTTTGACGAGATCAATCTAACCTTTGATGCGAACCGCATCGGCCGCGTTTATTACAACCACGGTTTCTTCGACACCAGGGTTATGACCGGCACCCAGATCGATTCCAATGGCGTCAACATCACCTTTGCTGTCCAGGAGGGAAGGCGGCCGCGCATCCAGCGGATTGTCTTTGAAGGCGATACGTACAAGGCATATAAACGACTCCTTAAGATCAAGCCGCGGGATTTCTTTATTCAACTGAAGATCAAGGATTCTGAGACCGGGATCCGCGACTATCTCCTGGATAAGGGCTACGCGTTGGCCAAGGTCTCCACCTCGGTCCTGGCTGATTCCGGAGCGCTTGTTTTCAGCATTAACAAAGGGTCGATATATTATATAAAGGATATCACGATCCGGGGCCTTAAAGTCTGCAACCCCGACGTGGTCCGGCGCGAGATCACGCTCAAGAAGGGCGACCCCTACAGCAAGTCGAAGATACGCACCAGTCAACGCCGGATCTACAGTCTCTCATTTTTCGGCACGGTCGATGTCGAGATGCTGACCATATCGCCGGACAGCATTGAATTGATCTTCAATATCCGCGAGCTCAAATCACGGATCCTCAATTTTGGTTTCGGCGTTACGATCCCGCCAAGTTTCCTGGTCTCCTTCGGTATCGAGGAACTCAACCTATTCAATATCGGCCACCGGTTCTTGATCCGGCCGTCATTCCGTATAAAGACCGAACGGGCATGGGAGGCTAAGCTGGAAGGCCGCTACATAGTTCCCAACATCACACCGGCCAGGCTGACGCTCACGTTGCTGCCGTTCTACTGGCGCGAGGACACCAAGGCATACGTGCGCAAGACGACCGGCGGTGAGATCCGGCTTTCAAAGATATACACCGATCACATCCAGGTCACCTTTGCCAATAAATACAAGTATGTCGATTATATGGCCCGCACCACCGATGTCGACACGGCAAAGGGCATTACCAACAGCATCAAGCTTGAACTGATGGCGGATTACCGCGATGAATTTTTCAACCCGAAACGCGGACTGTACTGCACGCCGTTCATCGAATACGCAGGTGGCATACTGGGTGGGCGCAACGATTACATCCGGCCGGAAATGGAGTTGCGTCTTTTCAAATCAATATATTTCACCACGATCGCCCAGCGGCTGAGGGTCGGAATGATGATCTCCACCGGCAATCTGGCGACCGATGAGAAATATTCGATCGGCGGCCAGTATTCAGTGCGGGGTTATGATGAAAAATCGATCGGGCCGGACAGCCTGGCCATCGACAGCACCCACTACGGCAACGTGATCATCAATTATAACCTGGAATACCGGATCCACCTGCCTCTTAGCACCGGAGTACTTGGTTTTCTGGATATTGGATATGTTGACAACACTTTCAACGTGCAGAACAGCGATTACCTGAAATTCAGTGCCGGCTTCGGCCTTCGGTACTATTCGCCGATCGGTCCGGTGCGCGCGGACCTGGGTTTTCCGCTAAATGCGGTCAACGGTGAACGTCGGCCCCAGATCTATGTCGGTATCTATCACATTTTCTAA
- a CDS encoding DEAD/DEAH box helicase — MTPEELKNALKRTWTPFFSRFGSFTAVQEMAIPRILAGENAVVISPAATGKTEAVIAPVLENIIAETVTDKDPSLQVLYISPTRALVNDLFRRLEDPVSYLGKSISRKTGDRPRIDPSDLPVILLTTPESFDSMMSRHPEIFKALKYVILDEIHLLDNTPRGDQLRVLLNRLRRVRSGLRYCALSATIDDVRLGERYFPDPVVCLLKMPREIEYKLVPALKFISELFGVVKERGLKKVLVFFNARSFVEGFSQKLNRPPFDGKVLVHHASLPKPRREEVEKAMNQSDRAMLLATSTLELGIDIGDIDCVALYRPPYTVSSLLQRVGRGNRRSNTLFALGAYTNSWEQILFDVFFNCARSGLLYERQYRPLLSVIPQQIYSYLYQRRRIGTTLKNINQVLCDPAQGGFFDEPTVKKIFYKLMGDGVVKEGRPGIYFVTSAIEKKITYGKIHSNINEKSFGEYDVFDIAQGALVGRIYYVLEKFILGGKCWEKVSVSEADKKVYARYAGSAPAVTKIFEGKGAGNYSYQLSVVLKQHIFPDLEPMEFPFAFDGRNSHIFHVIGSLYSYLIAEALMAEGKDVIEAEGKLLTINSFKLEDGGFPVPKEETIRRILAEKTMLFEDALGSGAFFYDLPVEYQIEDHWRNLDISGLLEFLRKVRMKEIDPELLKSVIEHITAKT, encoded by the coding sequence ATGACACCGGAAGAATTAAAAAACGCGCTTAAAAGGACCTGGACACCTTTTTTCAGCCGGTTCGGCAGTTTCACCGCGGTCCAGGAAATGGCGATCCCGCGCATTCTGGCCGGCGAGAACGCGGTCGTCATTTCACCGGCGGCGACCGGCAAGACCGAAGCCGTGATCGCGCCGGTACTGGAAAATATCATCGCGGAAACCGTCACTGATAAGGACCCTTCGCTCCAGGTGCTATACATATCGCCCACACGCGCGCTGGTCAATGATCTGTTCCGCCGGCTTGAAGATCCGGTCTCTTATTTGGGCAAGAGCATCAGCCGGAAAACCGGCGACCGACCGCGTATCGATCCATCAGACCTGCCGGTAATATTACTGACTACACCCGAATCATTCGATTCAATGATGAGCCGCCATCCGGAGATATTCAAGGCGCTAAAATACGTTATCCTCGATGAGATCCATCTTCTGGACAACACGCCGCGCGGGGACCAGCTCAGAGTGCTGCTGAACCGCCTGCGCAGGGTAAGGTCCGGGCTCCGCTACTGCGCCTTATCCGCGACGATCGACGATGTCAGGCTGGGGGAGAGGTATTTTCCAGACCCGGTAGTTTGCCTGTTGAAAATGCCGCGGGAGATTGAGTATAAGCTCGTGCCGGCTTTGAAGTTCATTTCAGAACTGTTCGGAGTGGTCAAGGAACGGGGGTTGAAAAAGGTCCTGGTATTCTTTAACGCGCGCAGTTTTGTCGAAGGGTTCTCGCAGAAGCTGAACCGGCCGCCTTTTGACGGAAAAGTGCTCGTTCACCACGCGAGTTTGCCCAAACCGCGGCGCGAAGAGGTGGAAAAGGCCATGAACCAGTCGGACCGGGCAATGCTGCTTGCCACCTCCACGCTGGAACTTGGGATCGATATCGGCGATATCGACTGCGTCGCGCTGTACCGGCCTCCTTACACGGTATCGTCGCTGCTCCAGCGTGTGGGCCGCGGGAACCGGCGCAGCAACACGCTTTTCGCGTTGGGCGCTTATACTAATTCCTGGGAGCAGATCCTGTTCGATGTTTTTTTTAACTGCGCGCGCAGCGGCCTGCTCTATGAGAGACAATACCGGCCTTTGCTGTCGGTGATACCCCAGCAGATCTATTCATATCTATACCAGCGGCGCCGCATCGGCACGACGCTTAAAAACATCAACCAGGTGCTATGCGACCCAGCGCAGGGTGGGTTTTTCGATGAACCGACCGTGAAGAAAATATTCTACAAGCTGATGGGCGACGGCGTCGTAAAAGAGGGCAGACCCGGCATCTATTTCGTGACCAGCGCGATCGAGAAAAAGATCACGTACGGCAAGATCCATTCTAATATCAACGAGAAATCTTTCGGCGAATACGATGTGTTCGATATCGCCCAGGGCGCGCTGGTGGGAAGGATATATTACGTGCTGGAGAAGTTCATCCTGGGAGGTAAGTGCTGGGAAAAGGTCAGCGTGAGCGAGGCGGACAAAAAGGTATACGCGCGGTACGCGGGCAGCGCGCCGGCAGTCACGAAGATATTCGAGGGTAAGGGCGCGGGGAACTACAGTTACCAGCTATCGGTCGTTCTCAAGCAGCACATCTTTCCCGACCTTGAGCCCATGGAATTCCCGTTCGCCTTTGACGGCAGGAACAGTCATATTTTTCACGTGATCGGATCACTGTACAGCTACCTCATCGCGGAGGCGCTGATGGCCGAAGGCAAGGACGTGATCGAAGCCGAAGGAAAGCTTTTGACCATAAATAGCTTCAAACTGGAAGACGGCGGTTTCCCGGTGCCCAAAGAAGAAACGATCCGCAGGATACTTGCCGAAAAGACGATGCTATTTGAGGATGCCCTGGGCAGCGGCGCTTTTTTCTATGACCTGCCGGTCGAGTACCAGATCGAGGATCACTGGAGAAACCTGGACATCAGCGGACTGCTTGAATTCCTGCGTAAAGTCAGGATGAAGGAGATCGATCCTGAACTGCTGAAGTCGGTTATCGAGCATATTACGGCAAAAACATAG